One genomic window of Oncorhynchus clarkii lewisi isolate Uvic-CL-2024 chromosome 5, UVic_Ocla_1.0, whole genome shotgun sequence includes the following:
- the LOC139410087 gene encoding MOB kinase activator 3C-like isoform X2: MALCLGQVFSKDKTFRPRKRFEPGTQRFELYKKAQASLKSGLDLRKVVQLPEGENINDWIAVHVVDFFNRINLIYGTVSEFCTERTCPIMSGGLRYEYRWQDGDDYKKPTKLPALKYMNLLMDWIETNINNENIFPTRVGVPFPKNFQQVCKKILSRLFRVFVHVYIHHFDSICSMGAEAHINTCYKHYYYFISEFSLIEHSELEPLQ; the protein is encoded by the exons ATGGCGCTCTGTCTCGGACAAGTCTTCAGCAAAGACAAAACGTTTAGGCCTCGGAAGCGCTTTGAGCCTGGGACCCAGCGGTTTGAACTATACAAGAAGGCCCAGGCCTCTCTGAAGTCAGGCCTGGACCTGAGGAAAGTGGTCCAGCTTCCAGAAGGAGAGAACATCAACGACTGGATCGCCGTGCACGTGGTGGACTTCTTCAACCGGATCAACCTGATCTACGGCACGGTCAGCGAGTTCTGCACCGAGCGCACCTGCCCCATCATGTCGGGGGGCCTGCGCTACGAGTACCGGTGGCAGGACGGAGACGACTACAAGAAGCCCACCAAGCTGCCCGCCTTGAAGTACATGAACCTTCTGATGGACTGGATAGAGACGAACATCAACAACGAGAACATCTTCCCCACGAGAGTAG GTGTTCCTTTCCCTAAGAACTTCCAGCAGGTGTGTAAGAAGATCCTGAGCCGTCTCTTCCGGGTCTTTGTGCACGTCTACATCCACCACTTTGACAGCATCTGCAGTATGGGCGCTGAGGCCCACATCAATACCTGCTACAAACACTACTATTATTTCATCTCTGAGTTCAGCCTCATCGAGCACTCTGAACTGGAGCCCCTG CAATGA
- the LOC139410087 gene encoding MOB kinase activator 3C-like isoform X1 — protein MALCLGQVFSKDKTFRPRKRFEPGTQRFELYKKAQASLKSGLDLRKVVQLPEGENINDWIAVHVVDFFNRINLIYGTVSEFCTERTCPIMSGGLRYEYRWQDGDDYKKPTKLPALKYMNLLMDWIETNINNENIFPTRVGVPFPKNFQQVCKKILSRLFRVFVHVYIHHFDSICSMGAEAHINTCYKHYYYFISEFSLIEHSELEPLRAMTEKICN, from the exons ATGGCGCTCTGTCTCGGACAAGTCTTCAGCAAAGACAAAACGTTTAGGCCTCGGAAGCGCTTTGAGCCTGGGACCCAGCGGTTTGAACTATACAAGAAGGCCCAGGCCTCTCTGAAGTCAGGCCTGGACCTGAGGAAAGTGGTCCAGCTTCCAGAAGGAGAGAACATCAACGACTGGATCGCCGTGCACGTGGTGGACTTCTTCAACCGGATCAACCTGATCTACGGCACGGTCAGCGAGTTCTGCACCGAGCGCACCTGCCCCATCATGTCGGGGGGCCTGCGCTACGAGTACCGGTGGCAGGACGGAGACGACTACAAGAAGCCCACCAAGCTGCCCGCCTTGAAGTACATGAACCTTCTGATGGACTGGATAGAGACGAACATCAACAACGAGAACATCTTCCCCACGAGAGTAG GTGTTCCTTTCCCTAAGAACTTCCAGCAGGTGTGTAAGAAGATCCTGAGCCGTCTCTTCCGGGTCTTTGTGCACGTCTACATCCACCACTTTGACAGCATCTGCAGTATGGGCGCTGAGGCCCACATCAATACCTGCTACAAACACTACTATTATTTCATCTCTGAGTTCAGCCTCATCGAGCACTCTGAACTGGAGCCCCTG AGAGCAATGACAGAGAAGATCTGTAACTAA